In a single window of the Arthrobacter zhangbolii genome:
- a CDS encoding glycosyltransferase family 2 protein — translation MPSPRTAALPSVSVVIPCRDDADLLEACLQSLAQQSVPPAEIVVVDNNSADASADVARRYGARVVFEPVPGIPAAAGAGYDAVAFGADAADLIIARCDADCVLPPDWIARIAENFTANPQLEVLSGPGVFYGMPPWAGRLLAGLYLGAYFLAMGSALARWPVFGSNMAMRAGTWQDISNEVHRDDAQMHDDVCLSFHLGPRRRCRLDRELVVGMAPRAVQTGASLSLRFRRAFHTLAGHWPQEYPWRRWEQRFRPVGDGQG, via the coding sequence ATGCCATCACCGCGTACCGCAGCGCTTCCTTCGGTGTCCGTAGTCATTCCGTGCCGCGACGACGCCGACCTGCTTGAGGCCTGCCTGCAGTCCCTGGCGCAGCAGAGCGTCCCGCCCGCGGAAATCGTGGTGGTGGACAACAACAGCGCCGATGCCAGCGCGGACGTTGCCCGCCGCTACGGTGCCCGTGTGGTGTTTGAACCCGTCCCCGGGATCCCCGCCGCGGCCGGCGCGGGTTACGATGCCGTTGCCTTTGGCGCGGACGCAGCGGATCTCATCATTGCCCGATGCGACGCGGACTGTGTCCTGCCGCCGGATTGGATTGCGCGCATAGCTGAAAACTTCACGGCGAATCCTCAGCTGGAGGTCCTCAGCGGTCCGGGAGTGTTCTACGGGATGCCGCCATGGGCCGGCAGGCTTCTCGCAGGCCTGTACCTGGGCGCCTACTTTCTGGCGATGGGTTCCGCGCTGGCCCGTTGGCCGGTTTTCGGCTCGAATATGGCCATGCGGGCAGGCACCTGGCAGGACATCAGCAACGAGGTGCACCGGGATGATGCGCAGATGCACGACGACGTTTGCCTAAGCTTTCACCTCGGTCCCCGGCGGCGCTGCCGGCTGGACCGGGAGCTGGTGGTGGGAATGGCACCGAGGGCGGTGCAGACCGGGGCCAGCCTAAGCCTGCGCTTCCGCCGGGCCTTCCACACCCTCGCCGGCCATTGGCCGCAGGAGTACCCGTGGCGGCGATGGGAGCAGCGGTTTCGCCCGGTCGGTGATGGTCAGGGGTAG
- a CDS encoding TerC family protein — protein MTVSPLVWGVTIVVILGLLAFDYFFHIRKAHIPTLKEAAIWSAIYVGLAILFGVVVWVLGGTQMGTEYFAGYITEKALSVDNLFVFLIIMASFRVPREDQQKVLLFGIVFALIARTGFILLGAALINSFSWVFYLFGLILLITAGNLLKPESTEGDDEANNFVIRLARKIFHTSDKYDGDKMFTIENGKRVLTPMLLVMVAIGGTDILFALDSIPAIFGLTQNVFIVFTATAFSLMGLRQLYFLIDGLLDRLIYLSYGLATILAFIGVKLVLHALHENTLPFINGGEHVPVFEISTGLSLSVIVGVLAVTVIASLVSPAGKAMAAVNNARRHADAYLDLSYTADPGERERVYKALCDEEQDIMKMDIKYRDKVKDIEEIRETVARAHSEHERYLSR, from the coding sequence ATGACTGTTTCCCCCCTAGTCTGGGGAGTGACCATTGTTGTCATTCTGGGCCTTCTGGCCTTCGACTACTTCTTCCATATCCGCAAGGCCCACATCCCCACCCTGAAGGAAGCGGCCATCTGGTCCGCCATTTACGTGGGCCTGGCCATCCTGTTCGGCGTTGTTGTCTGGGTTCTGGGCGGCACCCAGATGGGCACCGAATACTTCGCCGGCTACATCACCGAGAAGGCCCTGTCGGTAGACAACCTGTTTGTCTTCCTGATCATCATGGCCAGCTTCCGGGTACCGCGTGAGGACCAGCAGAAGGTACTGCTTTTCGGCATTGTCTTCGCCTTGATTGCCCGCACCGGGTTCATCCTTCTTGGCGCCGCGCTGATCAACTCCTTCTCCTGGGTCTTCTACCTCTTCGGCCTGATCCTGCTGATCACGGCCGGCAATCTGCTCAAGCCCGAGAGCACCGAAGGCGACGACGAAGCGAACAACTTCGTCATTCGCCTGGCACGCAAGATCTTCCACACGTCGGATAAGTACGACGGCGACAAGATGTTCACCATCGAGAACGGCAAGCGCGTTCTCACCCCGATGCTGCTGGTCATGGTGGCCATTGGCGGTACCGACATCCTCTTCGCCCTCGACTCCATTCCCGCCATCTTCGGGCTGACGCAGAACGTCTTCATCGTCTTTACGGCCACGGCCTTCTCCCTGATGGGCCTGCGCCAGCTCTACTTCCTGATCGACGGGCTGCTGGACCGCCTCATCTACCTCAGCTACGGCCTCGCCACCATCCTGGCCTTCATCGGCGTCAAGCTTGTCCTGCACGCCCTGCATGAAAACACCCTGCCGTTCATCAACGGCGGTGAGCATGTTCCGGTCTTTGAAATCAGCACCGGCCTTTCCCTCTCCGTCATTGTGGGCGTCCTTGCGGTCACCGTGATTGCTTCCCTGGTCAGCCCCGCAGGCAAGGCCATGGCCGCCGTCAACAACGCACGCCGCCACGCCGACGCCTACCTGGACCTGTCCTACACAGCCGACCCGGGTGAGCGCGAGCGCGTCTACAAGGCTCTGTGCGACGAGGAGCAGGACATCATGAAGATGGACATCAAGTACCGCGACAAGGTCAAGGACATCGAAGAGATCCGTGAGACCGTGGCCCGCGCACATAGCGAGCACGAGCGTTACCTCTCCCGCTAA
- a CDS encoding nucleotidyltransferase family protein: MGEPATTAVLLAAGAGTRLGRGPKALLPFHGRPLVEHQIRVLLAGGCRDVLVVLGAGSTRILAEADLAGASPVLNPDWPHGMGTSYRQGMAAAVQLRPSAVLVALVDQPGLTAAAVSRLRSSWQPGRIAAAGYRDGDGRLRRGHPVLFDRSIAVRSLESGVTGGQDTGARAFLASHPELVDVTDCSDLADGRDVDTKADLVLLD; the protein is encoded by the coding sequence ATGGGTGAGCCGGCGACGACGGCGGTACTGCTGGCTGCTGGGGCCGGCACCCGCCTGGGCCGCGGGCCGAAGGCGTTGCTGCCCTTCCATGGCCGGCCTTTGGTTGAACACCAAATCAGGGTCCTGCTGGCCGGGGGATGCAGGGACGTACTGGTGGTGCTGGGGGCCGGCAGCACCCGGATCCTGGCGGAAGCCGATCTGGCGGGTGCCAGTCCGGTGCTGAACCCGGACTGGCCGCACGGCATGGGCACCAGCTACCGGCAGGGTATGGCTGCCGCCGTTCAGCTGCGGCCCTCGGCGGTGCTCGTGGCACTGGTGGACCAGCCCGGGCTGACCGCGGCGGCGGTTTCCCGGCTCCGCTCATCCTGGCAGCCCGGACGGATTGCCGCCGCCGGATACCGGGACGGTGATGGCAGGCTGCGGCGGGGCCACCCGGTGCTCTTTGATAGATCGATTGCCGTCCGAAGCCTGGAATCCGGCGTGACGGGCGGGCAGGACACCGGCGCGCGGGCATTTCTGGCGTCCCACCCCGAGCTTGTGGACGTGACCGACTGCTCCGACCTCGCCGACGGACGTGACGTGGACACAAAAGCGGATTTGGTCCTGTTAGACTGA
- a CDS encoding DUF4193 domain-containing protein codes for MATDYDAPRKTEEEAGTASIEELQARRSDKQSAVVDVDEAEAAEGFELPGADLSGEELLVRVVPPQEDEFTCNSCFLVRHRSQLAVEKDGVAYCKDCEG; via the coding sequence ATGGCTACAGATTACGACGCACCGCGCAAGACTGAGGAAGAAGCCGGCACCGCCTCCATCGAGGAACTCCAGGCCCGGCGCAGCGACAAGCAGTCTGCCGTAGTTGACGTCGATGAAGCCGAAGCAGCCGAAGGATTTGAACTTCCTGGCGCCGACCTCTCCGGCGAAGAACTGCTCGTACGCGTGGTGCCGCCCCAGGAAGACGAGTTCACCTGCAACTCCTGCTTCCTCGTCCGCCACCGCTCCCAGCTGGCCGTGGAAAAAGACGGCGTCGCTTACTGCAAGGATTGCGAGGGCTGA
- a CDS encoding DUF779 domain-containing protein, with product MDTAPVSTLDAGAALPGEDFSRVALSPAAQELLRSLVRQHGPLMFHQSGGCCDGSSPMCYPKGEFLTGDADVLLGVFNLDGEDLEFWMSREQFAYWKHTHLTVDVVAGRGSGFSVEAPEGKRFLIRSRLFGQDADPS from the coding sequence ATGGATACTGCTCCTGTTTCAACGCTCGACGCCGGTGCGGCGCTGCCCGGGGAGGATTTCTCCCGGGTGGCGCTCAGCCCCGCTGCGCAGGAACTGCTGCGGAGCCTGGTCAGGCAACACGGCCCGCTGATGTTCCATCAGTCCGGCGGCTGCTGCGACGGTTCCTCGCCCATGTGCTATCCGAAAGGCGAGTTCCTTACCGGGGACGCGGATGTCCTGCTGGGCGTCTTCAACCTGGACGGCGAGGACCTGGAATTCTGGATGTCCCGGGAACAGTTTGCCTACTGGAAACACACCCATCTCACCGTGGATGTTGTAGCCGGACGGGGAAGCGGGTTTTCCGTCGAGGCACCCGAGGGCAAACGCTTCCTGATCCGTTCCCGCCTGTTTGGCCAAGATGCGGATCCGTCCTGA
- the adhP gene encoding alcohol dehydrogenase AdhP, translating to MKAAVVNELGKGLSVEDVAVLEPGPGQALVKLVATGVCHTDLHAADGDWPVKPTPPFIPGHEGVGEVVKVGEGVTDLKPGDMVGNAWLASACGVCEYCRTGWETLCEDQTNSGYSVDGSFGQYMLVDARFAARIPEGADPQEIAPVLCAGVTVYKGLKVSEARPGQWAVISGIGGLGHVAVQYAKAMGLRVAAVDISDDKLELAKKYGAEVTVNASTEDPAEAIQEKVGGAHAVLVTAVHPAAFGQAIGMARRGGTIVFVGLPPGDFPAPIFDIVLKGLTIRGSIVGTRQDLAEAIDFYDRGLIHPNVSIRSLEEINTVMDELRGGHVDGRVVIGY from the coding sequence ATGAAAGCAGCAGTTGTGAACGAGTTGGGCAAAGGGCTTTCCGTTGAGGATGTGGCGGTCCTTGAACCCGGACCGGGACAGGCACTGGTCAAGCTCGTTGCGACCGGTGTGTGCCACACCGATCTGCACGCAGCGGACGGAGACTGGCCTGTTAAACCGACACCACCGTTCATTCCCGGGCATGAGGGCGTGGGGGAAGTGGTGAAGGTGGGCGAAGGGGTCACGGATCTGAAACCCGGCGACATGGTCGGCAACGCGTGGCTGGCCTCCGCCTGCGGAGTCTGCGAATACTGCAGGACGGGCTGGGAGACGCTCTGCGAGGACCAGACGAACAGCGGCTATTCGGTGGACGGGTCCTTTGGCCAGTACATGCTGGTGGATGCCCGGTTCGCCGCGCGCATTCCGGAGGGGGCGGACCCGCAGGAAATAGCACCCGTCCTCTGCGCCGGTGTCACGGTCTACAAGGGATTAAAAGTCAGCGAGGCGCGCCCCGGACAATGGGCGGTCATTTCGGGGATCGGCGGCCTCGGCCACGTCGCAGTGCAGTATGCCAAAGCCATGGGCCTGCGCGTGGCCGCCGTCGATATCAGCGATGACAAGCTGGAGCTTGCGAAGAAATACGGAGCCGAGGTGACGGTCAACGCCAGCACCGAGGATCCGGCGGAAGCAATCCAGGAAAAGGTGGGCGGCGCACACGCGGTGTTGGTCACCGCGGTGCATCCGGCCGCTTTCGGGCAGGCAATCGGTATGGCCCGCCGCGGCGGAACCATCGTTTTTGTCGGGCTGCCGCCGGGGGATTTCCCTGCCCCGATTTTTGACATCGTGCTCAAGGGCCTGACCATCCGCGGTTCCATTGTGGGCACCCGCCAGGATCTGGCCGAGGCTATCGATTTCTACGATAGGGGCCTGATCCATCCCAATGTGAGCATCCGCAGCCTGGAGGAGATCAATACGGTGATGGATGAGTTGCGCGGCGGCCACGTCGACGGCCGGGTGGTGATCGGGTACTGA
- the adh gene encoding aldehyde dehydrogenase: MSVYAQPGTEGSKVSFKPRYENWIGGEWVAPVKGQYFENVTPVTGRVFCEVARGTSEDIDLALDAAHKAAGAWGKTAVAERALILNRIADRIEENLEMLAVAETWDNGKPIRETLAADLPLAVDHFRYFAGAIRAQEGSLSQIDDNTTAYHFHEPLGVVGQIIPWNFPILMATWKLAPALAAGNAIVLKPAEQTPASILVLMELIADLLPAGVLNVVNGFGVEAGKPLASSNRIRKIAFTGETTTGRLIMQYASQNLIPVTLELGGKSPNIFFADVARENDAFYDKALEGFNMFALNQGEVCTCPSRALVQDSMYDSFMSDALARTAQMVQGNPLDTNTMVGAQASNDQLEKILSYLDIGRQEGAKVLTGGERAHLDGDLSEGFYVQPTVFEGSNNMRIFQEEIFGPVVSVTRFSDYGEALAIANDSLYGLGAGVWSRDGNTAYRAGRDIQAGRVWVNNYHAYPAHAAFGGYKSSGIGRENHAMMLDHYQQTKNLLVSYAENKQGFF; the protein is encoded by the coding sequence ATGAGTGTTTACGCGCAGCCCGGTACCGAGGGATCCAAGGTCAGTTTCAAGCCACGCTATGAGAACTGGATTGGCGGCGAATGGGTAGCCCCCGTCAAGGGCCAGTATTTCGAGAACGTCACTCCCGTCACCGGCCGCGTGTTCTGCGAGGTGGCCCGGGGAACCTCCGAGGATATTGACCTGGCACTGGACGCGGCGCATAAGGCTGCAGGCGCCTGGGGTAAAACAGCTGTGGCCGAGCGTGCACTGATCCTCAACCGCATCGCGGACCGGATTGAGGAGAACCTCGAGATGCTCGCCGTCGCCGAAACCTGGGACAACGGCAAGCCGATCCGCGAAACCCTCGCAGCGGACCTTCCCCTGGCGGTGGACCACTTCCGCTACTTCGCCGGAGCCATCCGCGCACAGGAAGGATCCCTCTCCCAGATTGACGACAACACCACGGCCTACCATTTCCACGAGCCGCTCGGTGTGGTGGGGCAGATCATCCCCTGGAACTTCCCCATCCTTATGGCCACCTGGAAGCTGGCACCCGCACTGGCTGCCGGCAACGCCATTGTGCTCAAGCCCGCCGAACAGACCCCGGCCTCCATCCTGGTGCTGATGGAACTCATCGCGGACCTGCTGCCGGCAGGCGTCCTGAACGTGGTCAACGGCTTCGGCGTGGAGGCAGGTAAGCCTCTGGCATCCTCGAACCGGATCCGCAAAATCGCATTTACCGGAGAGACCACAACCGGCCGGCTGATCATGCAGTACGCCAGCCAGAACCTCATTCCGGTCACGCTGGAACTGGGCGGCAAGAGCCCGAATATCTTCTTCGCTGACGTTGCCCGGGAAAACGATGCGTTCTACGACAAGGCGCTGGAAGGCTTTAATATGTTCGCCCTGAACCAGGGCGAAGTCTGCACCTGCCCCTCCCGGGCACTGGTACAGGACTCCATGTACGACTCCTTTATGTCCGATGCCCTGGCCCGCACCGCACAGATGGTGCAGGGGAACCCGCTGGACACCAACACCATGGTCGGTGCCCAGGCCTCCAACGACCAGTTGGAGAAGATCCTCTCCTACCTGGACATCGGCCGGCAGGAGGGAGCCAAGGTTCTCACCGGCGGTGAGCGCGCACATCTCGACGGCGACCTGTCGGAGGGCTTCTACGTGCAGCCGACCGTCTTCGAAGGCAGCAACAACATGCGCATCTTCCAGGAGGAAATCTTCGGACCCGTCGTCTCCGTGACCCGATTCTCGGACTACGGCGAGGCCCTGGCCATCGCCAATGACTCGCTGTACGGCTTGGGCGCCGGTGTCTGGTCCCGTGACGGCAACACCGCCTACCGGGCAGGCCGTGACATCCAGGCCGGCCGGGTCTGGGTGAATAACTACCACGCCTACCCGGCCCACGCCGCGTTCGGCGGGTACAAGTCCTCCGGCATCGGGCGGGAGAACCACGCCATGATGCTGGACCACTACCAGCAGACCAAGAACCTCCTGGTCAGCTACGCCGAAAACAAACAGGGCTTCTTCTAA
- a CDS encoding DHA2 family efflux MFS transporter permease subunit: MGTPEQSRYVRYRWWGLLAISLGVATIIMDATIVSVAIPSVVGDLGISSTQIQWVQEIYTLLFAALLLTWGRIADRVGRRRIMLLGVVIFVGASLMCALAGSGGLLILGRALQGLGGSMILPTTLALLNANFQGRERGIAFAVWGSTIGGMAAVGPLLGGWLIENASWRWAFGINLPVGALVIAGLLLFVAESSESTVGRDQRLDVGGALLSILGFGALVFGLIEGRSYGWWSPTEDAPFTVASLSPVPWVFLIAALSLTAFVLAQRRRTLAGQGVILDLSLFRIRSFANGNLTALIVSFGEFGLILSLPLWFQNVLGYTAFQAGLALLPLAAGSFLASGAVAGLSRRYSPIIVVRIGLSLEVLGIAVLALLIRPDSTAWLTSPLLFVYGLGVGLATAQLTSVILAEVPVERSGQGSATQSTARQTGSALGIAVLGTAFFTTLRDGTRDGTADAVAASPALAPAVDSVDASSGGTISALAENPATAFIADAARDAMTNGASLAGWIAAGALVIGLLTSLRIHPVPAEDEGVGKDDSGHPEAPPAAGGTAAEPGRKP; the protein is encoded by the coding sequence GTGGGCACACCCGAGCAGAGCCGCTATGTCAGGTATCGATGGTGGGGGCTGCTGGCGATCAGCCTTGGGGTAGCGACCATCATCATGGACGCCACGATTGTGTCCGTGGCCATTCCCTCCGTGGTGGGCGACCTGGGCATTTCCAGCACGCAGATTCAGTGGGTGCAGGAAATCTACACGCTCCTTTTTGCAGCCCTGTTGCTGACCTGGGGGCGGATTGCGGACCGGGTGGGACGGCGGCGCATCATGCTCCTCGGCGTCGTCATTTTCGTGGGCGCGAGCCTGATGTGTGCGCTCGCCGGTTCCGGCGGGCTGCTGATCCTGGGCCGTGCCCTGCAGGGCCTGGGCGGTTCCATGATCCTGCCCACCACGCTGGCGCTGCTGAATGCCAACTTCCAGGGGCGTGAACGCGGCATCGCGTTCGCCGTATGGGGCTCCACCATCGGGGGCATGGCCGCGGTGGGACCGCTGCTGGGCGGCTGGCTGATTGAAAATGCCAGCTGGCGGTGGGCCTTCGGCATCAATCTGCCGGTCGGGGCACTGGTCATCGCGGGACTGCTGCTTTTTGTGGCTGAATCCTCGGAATCCACGGTCGGCCGTGACCAGCGGCTCGACGTCGGCGGGGCACTGCTTTCGATTCTGGGTTTCGGTGCCTTGGTGTTCGGCCTGATCGAAGGCCGCAGCTACGGCTGGTGGTCCCCCACCGAAGACGCGCCCTTCACGGTCGCCTCCCTCTCCCCTGTTCCGTGGGTGTTCCTGATCGCAGCACTCTCCCTTACCGCCTTTGTGCTCGCGCAGCGGCGGCGGACACTTGCCGGACAGGGAGTCATCCTTGACCTGTCCCTGTTCCGCATCCGGTCCTTTGCCAACGGAAACCTCACCGCGCTGATCGTCAGCTTCGGCGAGTTCGGGCTGATCCTCTCCCTGCCGCTGTGGTTCCAGAACGTCCTGGGCTATACCGCGTTCCAGGCCGGGCTGGCCCTCCTTCCCCTGGCGGCGGGCTCCTTCCTGGCCTCCGGTGCGGTTGCGGGACTCTCCCGGCGGTACAGCCCGATTATTGTGGTGCGCATCGGGCTAAGCCTGGAAGTACTGGGCATTGCCGTGCTGGCGCTGCTGATCCGTCCCGACAGCACGGCATGGCTTACCTCACCGCTGCTCTTTGTGTACGGTCTTGGCGTGGGTCTTGCCACGGCCCAGCTGACTTCGGTGATCCTCGCCGAAGTGCCGGTCGAACGCAGCGGGCAGGGCTCAGCGACCCAAAGCACCGCCCGGCAGACCGGCTCCGCCCTGGGCATCGCCGTCCTTGGCACCGCGTTTTTCACCACCCTGCGCGACGGCACCCGGGACGGCACCGCCGACGCAGTGGCGGCCTCACCGGCTCTGGCCCCGGCAGTGGACTCCGTTGATGCCTCCTCCGGCGGCACCATCAGCGCGCTCGCAGAGAACCCGGCCACGGCATTCATTGCCGACGCCGCCCGCGACGCCATGACCAACGGAGCCTCGCTGGCCGGTTGGATTGCCGCCGGGGCGCTGGTTATCGGGCTGCTCACCAGCCTGAGGATCCACCCGGTTCCGGCCGAAGACGAGGGCGTTGGGAAGGACGATTCCGGGCACCCTGAGGCCCCGCCTGCCGCCGGTGGAACCGCTGCGGAGCCGGGCCGGAAACCGTAA
- a CDS encoding GAF domain-containing protein: protein MRHNAIRAHESLGSGTGWLERLRPSVRESWQRSLLHIPDPDVSGAELVFDDDALRGYRAAHPLAAVMPVIRRLLVEPGQDAGLLVAVGDELGRLMWVDGDAGLRRRAEGMLFVAGADWSERTVGTSAPGTALATAADVQIAGPEHFSRLAHSWNCTAVPVRDPDTGVVLGVVDITGGPDAVAPQTLALVRAAVAAAEAQLQIQRLQLRQGPLRTAPVPGTAPNGTDPNRTAPSRTAPSRNGPNRTASRRTASGPPAGTGADHLFTDTLEVLGRDHAILHTGGRSVELSSRHGELLTVLALHPEGLTAGDLAVLAYPEGCPAGTVRAEILRLRNLMESLAPTPAADVLVPLSRPYRLSRPLVVDAAQVLRFLERGAYRVALRMYRGPVLPRSESPAAVGLRTEVSAVLREAMLSDAGADTLLQYLQLPEAANDVGAWQLALRLLPPRSPRRSAVVTALERIERDLA from the coding sequence CTGCGCCACAACGCCATCAGGGCCCATGAATCGCTCGGATCGGGAACCGGCTGGCTGGAGCGGCTGAGGCCCTCGGTCCGTGAGTCCTGGCAGCGGTCCCTGCTGCACATTCCGGACCCCGACGTTTCCGGTGCGGAATTGGTGTTCGACGACGACGCCCTCCGTGGCTACCGTGCCGCCCACCCGCTCGCTGCCGTGATGCCGGTGATCCGCCGCCTGCTGGTGGAGCCGGGGCAGGATGCCGGGCTTTTGGTGGCCGTAGGCGATGAGCTGGGCCGGCTGATGTGGGTGGACGGCGACGCCGGCCTGCGCCGCCGGGCGGAGGGGATGCTGTTCGTCGCCGGAGCGGACTGGTCCGAAAGGACAGTGGGTACCTCCGCACCTGGCACGGCATTGGCCACGGCCGCAGACGTGCAGATAGCCGGGCCGGAGCACTTCAGCCGCCTGGCCCACTCATGGAACTGCACCGCCGTGCCTGTCCGGGACCCGGACACCGGAGTGGTGCTGGGCGTCGTGGACATCACGGGCGGGCCGGACGCGGTGGCGCCGCAGACGCTGGCCCTGGTGCGGGCAGCTGTGGCCGCAGCTGAGGCGCAGCTTCAGATCCAGCGGCTGCAGTTACGGCAGGGCCCGCTCCGGACGGCCCCCGTACCGGGTACCGCCCCGAACGGAACCGATCCCAACCGCACCGCCCCAAGCCGCACCGCCCCAAGCCGAAACGGTCCCAATCGCACCGCTTCACGCCGCACCGCATCCGGCCCGCCGGCGGGAACCGGAGCGGACCACCTTTTTACGGACACCTTGGAAGTACTGGGCCGGGATCACGCCATCCTGCATACCGGCGGCCGCTCCGTGGAACTCAGCTCCCGCCACGGCGAGCTGCTGACGGTGCTGGCCCTGCACCCCGAGGGGTTGACGGCCGGGGACCTAGCGGTGCTGGCGTACCCCGAAGGGTGTCCGGCGGGGACAGTCCGTGCCGAAATACTGCGCCTGCGCAATCTTATGGAGTCCCTGGCACCGACGCCCGCCGCTGACGTGCTGGTTCCGCTCTCGCGTCCGTACCGGCTGTCCCGCCCACTGGTGGTGGACGCTGCGCAGGTTCTGCGCTTCCTGGAGCGGGGAGCGTACCGGGTTGCCCTGCGGATGTACCGGGGCCCGGTGCTTCCCCGGTCGGAATCCCCGGCCGCCGTCGGACTCCGCACCGAGGTCTCGGCGGTGCTGCGCGAAGCGATGCTCTCGGACGCCGGTGCGGATACCCTGTTGCAGTATCTGCAGCTGCCCGAGGCCGCGAATGACGTCGGGGCCTGGCAGCTTGCGCTGCGTCTGCTGCCCCCGCGCTCGCCCCGCCGCTCCGCCGTCGTCACTGCTCTGGAACGGATCGAGCGGGACCTCGCCTAA